TTGGGACAAGCGTTTGGTGGAATCTGTGGGCGAACTGCTGTTGGTCAATATGTATTGGGAGGAGGAGACAACCAGATTGAAGGTCCACAAGTTGGACAGAGAAGAGAAGGTATGGAATGAGGTGAAAGATTTAGGGGATAGGGTGTTGTTTCTGGGAGAGGAATGTACATTTTCTGCTTCAGCTGCAGATTTAGGGGCTTGTAAGGGGAATTGCATATTTTTTACGGATCATGCTGGAGTAGTCATAGGAGCGTCGAGCCTTGAGATTGGTGTCTATGATATGGATAGTGGCATTATTGGACCTATAGAAGATTATGCAGGTTATTCACAGCTGTTCTGGCCTCCTCCGGATTGGATTGTTTCCAGGACCGCAGAAGTAAGCATTTGTTTTCTGGAATCTTTTCAATCATCTATTATTAATTATCCAATCTTTGCATCATTGTTAGACTTTTCAGTTTGTCAGTCCTACAAATCCGTATAGGAGCACACTAGAGATTTCCTCTATTCTGTCCCATATTCTCATGCTACATTCTATCATCATGTTCCAAAAATATGTCAAAGTTACTTCCTTGTGGGCATTGGTTTATATTTGCCAGAGTGGAAACCATGGACTATAGTCACTGCTGGAAGAAAATGTTGGCACTCAACATTAGATTCTTCATGCTTTATCATAGTTGGTTTTATTCCTGGCAAAGCATATCTCATTGAACATTCtctgtcatttttcctttctgtgAACTATTTAATATTCTCTTGGTGATAGCCTCAGGTTCAAAATCAATTGGAAGCACTGACAGTGTAACGTGGAGGTTGGTCTTCTTGGATATTGGGGTGTTGCTGCAATCGAATCGTTTGTTCACGGCATTGTACATGAATAACACGGTAAGAAAGGGCTAGAGAGGTTGATTTAGCTCACTGTATGGACCCCGAGGCACTGAAGGAAGGCAAGAAGGTAGTCTGGTTAGGTGGCTATTTTTACTTTCTGTACTCACATATGGATGCTTTTTGTATTGTAAGTAATATACTTCTAAGGTCTTTCCTAAGCTTGGAGGATGTCAGTCACTTGCCAAAGAGGCAAACTTTTGCCAGCGAGTTTTTGCCTGATTCATTTACATAGCTATGACGCCTGTTGCACAGTCCAGAAGTTTGTGAACTAGTATCGGTCGTGTGTTGCCCCTATTGATGACAGAGAACCTACCTAAGGCAGAGTTCAATCTTTTAGCCAACTCAGATATTTGACAAACAGAAACAACAATTTCACAAAACATAAACTTCAGTCGAAAGGATTGTGTGGATTTCATTAATGGAGCATCCATTTTCTCTTTAGACGAATTCTCAAACCTTCATGTTCATATATATTTCAGGGTTTTACTTGAATTGCATTGCAAGGACAGAACCCATATCCATCCAGATTCATACCACTGGAAGATTCATATCACCAGGGCCCCCATTGTCACTTTCGGCACCTTCAttgagatctctctctctcaagcacaAAGAAGATAAATGGGCAACCAAAGGCAATTTCACATATGCCTGGTTCCCTGATCTTCAGAGGCCAATAGGGTGCTTCTCTGAAAACACAATACTAGGAAACTCCAAATCAGTATCATCTTTTCTCTACTCATTTACTCTGACACATGTACATTCTCTGTACTTCTCCCATACATATAGACCCACTCATGAATTCACGCTGCTAATATTTCCTGCATTTGGACCCAACTCATCGTCAATCTCGTTCGGGTGCATCCCCAGAAAACCGCCTCGCAGTAATGGTCCCAGCATATGACCATATCTCTTCGGATTCTGGTGCTGCTGGTTTCTCTTCGTGTTTTTTGTGATTGTTGCCGTTTGTGGACGAGGGCATTCTTCCCGGATTTCCACCGAAGGGAGAGGAACAGAAAGATGGGGTCGCAAAGGAGAGCCGTAAGGCGTGTGCTTGATCGAGAAGGGACTAGGAGCCATCTTCTCTTCTGAATGGGAAGATAAACCAGACATTATCGTCGCCGGTCGAGCCGATCTATCGTGCTTGGAAGGAAGAAGGGGCTCATTGCTTGATCTTGGTCCGATGAGCAATTGAGATCAAAGCTTCTCCATTTTGTTTCACATGGTGATAATTCACAACATTTGTAAGCTTGGAGTTATTATTTACACAGGTGATTGTGGGCTAAATTAAGAGGAGAGCTATCGTTTCAGGGGttcatttgaaatttatctTTCGCATCTCTTTTCAGAAATCTTAACGTACTTAATACCATGATATTGTCATGATTGTAGCCCTTGATAGGTTCTAATTACCTCACATTTCTCTCGAGATTTGAGCAATGTAACTGCTAATAGGCACGCGCTATACTTGAATCGGCTTAAGGCACGACTTGCGACAATGATGGGTCGTCCCAAACCCATGTCCAAACCCATGTGATAAGCTCGAGcttgatttttaatttctttttatgtattctttaaaataataaaaatcccaATAAAACTGTCCATAGAAATAAATTCTTCCCTTCTtaatgtttatgttttttttataggGAGTCCTAAGTAGGGGCCAGCtgcacaaaattaaaaatacaaaggGGAACTACGTAATTAAGGGTAtttgaaaaggagaaagaaaaaaaaaaaacaacatcgAGATTTTAGCAGGAGACTTTATTTTACGCatagccaaatttttttttttttaaaaagaagaacaaaatcgtGATATGAGCATCACCTGTACGTGGAATACCTAAACCTGCTAGCCAAACACTCCCCATTCTTCTTCTCAATCTCCCAAAAATCACTCCCGCCTCccaccttcttcttcacccTTTCGAggttttatagcaagcaaagcAGTATCTCAGTCGCCGAATGATGCAGCAATGGTGCACGAAGCTCCGGCCACCGACGCTTCAATGGTCTGGTCCATTCATTCGTAAGCTTGGATTCATTATGTACACAGGTGATCGTGGGCTAAATTGAGAGGAAAGCTTTCATTCAGGGGGTTGAAcgaaaaaacttttaaaagtaCAGGGACGGGGGGCAAAGATGTAATTAAGCCTCGAAAGCGCGCGTTCGTTCCCGCTTCACTGCGATTGCTTCCTTCCGAAGCACGAAGTCCGTTCATCTGTAAATTTTCCCGGCGGATTCCCCCCACTTTCTCTCGCGTTTTCTCGCCGATCCTGCTCGATGTCCCGGGCGCATCCCGCAGCCTCTATGGCCGATTGGAGCCGGATGCCCGAGGACCTCCTCCGGCTCATCGCGCGCCGCCTCGACACGCGGTTCGACGTCCTCCGGTTCCGATCCGTCTGCTCTTCCTGGCGTTCGTCGGCCGCACCGAGCCCCAACCTCTTCGGGAACGGCTGATTGCGGATCCTCCGGCACGGTAGGGATCCCGACGACTGCATCGAGGTAGGCTTCATTTCCAAGCACACCATCTTCCTCCTCGGAGCGCACCCGATCCGGCGACCGAACGGTCCCCAGAGGGTGGCTGCTCAAAGTCGGGGAGGACTTCCCCGGGAGGATGCATTTACTGAACCCTCTCTCCAGCTGCGAATTCGATCGGCTGCCTGAGGATTTTCCGAGAGTTTTGGACTTGATAAATCTGCGCGTGCTGGAGTTAGGGCCCGAGTATGTGTTGCGGTGCTCGAATATCCGTGACAATCGTGGTGGTGCAGGCGTACCTTTCCCGGATAAGGTTGCTTTTATGTGTTTAGGCAATGGAAATGATGTTGCGATGCTCCGGATTGAGTCAGGGAAATTGGCCATGTTCAAATCTGAGGAAAAACGGTGGTTCCTTCAGGACCTGCCGTCGCCGTCGACGTACGACGACGTGATATTGTTTAAGGGGGAGTTTTATGCTGTCGATTGCGCTGGGAGGACGGTCGTTGTCGGGTTGGATTTGGGTGTGACCTTGATTGTGCAGTCAAACTTTAGTGGTCACAAGAAGAAGTTGGTGGAATCCGTCGGTGAGCTGCTCATGGTCTACATTTATTTTAGCCTTAATGCGGGGATTGCAATGGAGATGACGCTCCGGTTCAATGTCTACAAGTTAGACAGAGAAGAGAAGGTGTGGAATGGGGTGAAAGACTTAGGGGATAGGGTGCTGTTTCTGGGAGATGAATGTGCATTCTCTGCTTCAGCTGCAGATTTAGGGGCTTCTAAAGGGAATTGCATATTCCACACGGGTTATGTTGAAGAGGCAGGAAATTCGAGCCTTGGGATCTGTGTCTATGACATGGATAGTGGCCTTTTTGGACCTACAGAAGATTATGCAGGTTATTCAGAGCTGTTCTGGCCTCCTCCAGATTGGATTGCTTCGAGGACCTCAGCAGTAAGCATTTGTTTCCTGGAATTCTTTCAATCATCTATTATATGTTTGTCGGTCCTAGGAAGTATAGGAATTCACATAGGAGCACGCTGGAGATTTCCTCTGTTCTGTCAGCATATTCTGATGCTACATTCTATCATCATGTTCTAAATGTATGTCATAGCTACTTCCTTTCAGGCATTAGTTATACTTTTGCTAAGGAAAggtgttaaaaaagtcataaatttattgcatttgtgccaaatttagttataaattttttgatctagtgccaattcagttttTTGACCGGATATTAATGACTTGGACGCTGGGTGTCCTTTGCAGACAATTTTAatggtattttaattttttgattattattattataatattgtttttctatttttttttcctttcttcttcagttgGTGATTAGCCTTAGGCAAGGATCGTTGTTGCCCACCATATAGGGGCCACCATAGGCGAGGGAGCCTCGCCTAGGTGGGCAACAACGATCCTTGCCTAAGGCTAATCatcaactgaagaagaaaggaaaaaaaaaatagaaaaacaatatTATAATaggtgagggctcccctcgctgGGCCTCGCCTAGGCGAGGGAATCCAATGCCTAGCGAGGCTGCCTTGGCCTAGGTGGGGGCCGGCCTTGTTAGATCCAGCGAGTAGAGCCCACGCGGAGGCTCACTTACTCAGGCCTCGCCGACTTGGGCGGGCGAtggcgaccctcacccaggCAATACGTGAGGCCAGCTTGTGCAGCCATCACCTGTGACCAGTGGCCGATTGGCtgcaaaaataagaagaaaggaaacaaaatcagaaaaaaataataaaaaataattaatatctttaaaaattattcgCCTTAGTCGCTGGTTATGCTACATAGGACGTCTGGCATCTCAGTAAATAatattcggccaaaattagttggaagaaTCAAATTGGCACTAAATCagaagatttaggattaaattggtatcaatatgtttaggacttttccGACACTTTTCCCTATTTTTGCCAAAAGGGAAACTGTGGACTATAGTCACTCCTGGAAGAATGTTGGAACTTAACATTAGATTCCGCATGCTTTATCATAGTTGGTTTTGTTACTGATAAAGCATATTTCATTAAgcattttctgtcatttctccTTTCTATAAACTATTTAATACCCTCTTGGCAATAGCCTCAGGTTCGAAATCAATTGGAAGCTCCGGCAATGTAATGCGGAGGTTGGTCTTCTTGGATAAAGGATGTCGCGGCAATCAAATCGTTCGTTCGTGGCATTGTACACGAATAACATGGTTAGAAAGTTCTAGAGAGGTTGATTCAGCTCGCCGCATGTGACCAAGGCAACTCCTATTGACGTTGAAGGAAGGCAAGAAGGTGGTCTGGTTAGGTGACAATACATTCTCTAAATAGCTGATTATGAGATTAATGCTTAGATCCACATAGAGGGCCGCATCATTAAACGGGTCTTGTTATATATTCGACTGTTCATTAAGGATTTCGCTAGATGGTCTATGTTGATTGATGCAGAGGCAGAGAGAGCAGTTTACTATATATAGATATGTATGGATATTTTTTGGTCTCACTCCTCTTTTCTATGTATAGTGGGGTGCTCACGGGGTTCGAACCCTTCTCTTTACTAGCAGGGCCGCATGCCCGTTGGCCACTTGACGTAGATTAGGAAGGCCATTCTTTTTTGAGCTATAGAAAGTGTGGTCTTGTGACTATTTTTACCCTCCGTACTCACTTATGGATGCTTTTCTTATTGTAAGTTATGCTTCTAAGGTCTTTCCTAAGCGTCGAGGATGTAAATCACTTGCCAAGCAGGCAAATTTTTGTTGTCGAGTTTTTGCTTGAATCATTTACACTGCCGTGACGCCTGTGGTACAGTCCAGGAGTTTAAGGATTGGTATCGGTTGTATGTTGCCTGCAGAATTCAGACCTATCAGCCAACTCCAGAGAATTTGACAAACAGAAACAACAATTTCACAAAATACAAACTTCAGTCAAAAGGATTATCTGGCTTTCATTAATGGAACGTCCACTTTCTCATAGAGGAATTCTTGAATCTTTATGTTCGTATACCATGATGATCTTTTTGGGTTTTACTTGAATTGCAaggacaaattttcaaaagtaaagtaaaagcAAATTCTTTATAAGTTCGATCCATCTTTTGTCCCCTGATCTCTTCCACAATCGCAAGTCCGAGACTTCCATTTGGTTCCTCCAATTTCGCAACCCCATTATATTGGTAGGAACTGCCAAGTGAGATTATGAACATTTAGATTTCAATGGGTTAGGTCAAGAACCGCGAAATCAAGCCAGGCTACAAAGCAGCGAGTAGGGACGTACGAGGAGATGGATATTGGGGATGAAGGAGAGGACATGACAAGCACAGTGGCGGAAGGGCCTGCATGTGGACACGGCGGAGCAGATCGACGAGACGTTCAGCTTCGGCATTATCGTTGCCCGCAAAGCCGATGACAGCTGGTCTAACCCCACCACgctcacctcctcctcctcctctattgctccctctctccctttctcgtGCTCGGAAGGAAGACGGGGGCTTATCGGTTGATCTTGGTCCGATGAGCAATGGTGAGACGAGCTTCTTCAATTTCGTTTCACATGGTGACGACGCACGGCATGCAGGAGAGGAGATTGCTTGCGTGACGACACCATTCGAGGGATCCGTCTTGCATGGTGGCCCAGGCTCAACCACAGCCTGGTCTGGCCCAATCATTCATAAGCTTGGATTCATTATTTAGGGATATATGCActacaagtcctaaaatttatcatgaaaatacaattgatttctaattttcttttaaatgcaatcgagttttaaaatttatcaaatttgtacaattgaGTTGTAAAATCCTTGATT
Above is a window of Eucalyptus grandis isolate ANBG69807.140 chromosome 9, ASM1654582v1, whole genome shotgun sequence DNA encoding:
- the LOC104418993 gene encoding F-box protein SKIP23-like, whose amino-acid sequence is MHLLNPLSSCEFDRLPEDFPRVLDLINLRVLELGPEYVLRCSNIRDNRGGAGVPFPDKVAFMCLGNGNDVAMLRIESGKLAMFKSEEKRWFLQDLPSPSTYDDVILFKGEFYAVDCAGRTVVVGLDLGVTLIVQSNFSGHKKKLVESVGELLMVYIYFSLNAGIAMEMTLRFNVYKLDREEKVWNGVKDLGDRVLFLGDECAFSASAADLGASKGNCIFHTGYVEEAGNSSLGICVYDMDSGLFGPTEDYAGYSELFWPPPDWIASRTSAPQVRNQLEAPAM